One genomic segment of Chiloscyllium punctatum isolate Juve2018m chromosome 32, sChiPun1.3, whole genome shotgun sequence includes these proteins:
- the snrpb2 gene encoding U2 small nuclear ribonucleoprotein B'' isoform X2: MKMRGQAFVIFKEITCATSALRQIQGFPFYGKPMRIQYAKTDSDIISKMRGTFADKEKKKEKKKAKNQEQAAANKKANQVTAQVATSNSNQTTASTNQVPDNPPNYILFLTNLPEETNEMMLSMLFNQFPGFKEVRLVPGRHDIAFVEFENEGQAGAARDALQGFRITPSHAMKITYAKK, encoded by the exons ATGAAAATGAGAGGACAAGCATTTGTAATTTTTAAAGAGATAACATGTGCCACGAGTGCTTTACGGCAGATACAAGGATTCCCGTTTTATGGCAAACCTATG CGAATTCAGTATGCAAAGACTGACTCGGATATAATTTCAAAAATGAGGGGCACCTTTGctgataaagaaaagaaaaaagagaagaaaaaggcCAAAAACCAAGAACAAGCTGCTGCAAACAAAAAAGCTAATCAA GTAACAGCACAGGTGGCGACTTCAAATTCTAACCAGACCACAGCCTCAACAAATCAG GTACCAGACAATCCACCCAACTACATTCTATTCCTCACTAATTTACCTGAAGAGACCAATGAGATGATGTTGTCCATGCTGTTTAATCA GTTTCCTGGTTTCAAAGAGGTACGTTTAGTACCTGGCCGACATGATATAGCTTTTGTGGAATTCGAGAATGAAGGACAGGCTGGTGCTGCACGTGATGCATTGCAAGGATTCCGAATTACACCATCTCATGCTATGAAGATCACCTATGCCAAGAAATAA
- the snrpb2 gene encoding U2 small nuclear ribonucleoprotein B'' isoform X1 has protein sequence MDIRPNQTIYINNINDKVKKEELKRALYALFSQFGQIVDIVALKTMKMRGQAFVIFKEITCATSALRQIQGFPFYGKPMRIQYAKTDSDIISKMRGTFADKEKKKEKKKAKNQEQAAANKKANQVTAQVATSNSNQTTASTNQVPDNPPNYILFLTNLPEETNEMMLSMLFNQFPGFKEVRLVPGRHDIAFVEFENEGQAGAARDALQGFRITPSHAMKITYAKK, from the exons ATGGACATCCGACCTAATCAGACAATctacattaacaacattaatgataaagttaaaaaagaag AGCTGAAGAGAGCATTATATGCACTGTTTTCTCAATTTGGTCAAATAGTTGATATTGTAGCATTGAAGACTATGAAAATGAGAGGACAAGCATTTGTAATTTTTAAAGAGATAACATGTGCCACGAGTGCTTTACGGCAGATACAAGGATTCCCGTTTTATGGCAAACCTATG CGAATTCAGTATGCAAAGACTGACTCGGATATAATTTCAAAAATGAGGGGCACCTTTGctgataaagaaaagaaaaaagagaagaaaaaggcCAAAAACCAAGAACAAGCTGCTGCAAACAAAAAAGCTAATCAA GTAACAGCACAGGTGGCGACTTCAAATTCTAACCAGACCACAGCCTCAACAAATCAG GTACCAGACAATCCACCCAACTACATTCTATTCCTCACTAATTTACCTGAAGAGACCAATGAGATGATGTTGTCCATGCTGTTTAATCA GTTTCCTGGTTTCAAAGAGGTACGTTTAGTACCTGGCCGACATGATATAGCTTTTGTGGAATTCGAGAATGAAGGACAGGCTGGTGCTGCACGTGATGCATTGCAAGGATTCCGAATTACACCATCTCATGCTATGAAGATCACCTATGCCAAGAAATAA